The sequence AATTTTTGTATTGTAGTCATCTATTGTTATTCCAAGCTCTGTTTGATCCTTCCAACCTATCCATGGAGCCTTATTTTTATACACTCCATTTATAAGATAGTGGATATTTTTTCCTTCACTTGCTACCTTCCCATCAAAATCTCTTTTATTTACGATTCCAATATTGTTAGCTATATTTCCATTTCCCATAAAGAAACGGTAATAATTTCCAGCCTCTTCATCCTCTCCAGTTTGTGCTACTGGAATGATATTTATTTTGTCCTCATCCTTTTTATCTACTTTATAGGCCTTTTTTAAGTATCCACTTGGAGTACCCTTTTTTCTATTTATCTCATCTACAACTCTCAAAAGATTGTCATAAGATCCTCTTTCTATAGGTTCTAAAGTCTCATCACTTGAAAGCACTCTGTAGTTTGGATTTGGATATACCTTTTCATCATCCCCATATCCATAGCTTGATATTCCTAATACTATCATCATCAACATGCAAATCTTTTTATTCATCAATCTATCTCCTTTATAGCTCTTCTTATCTCTTGATTAACTACAACTTAATTAAAACTTCACATTAAGTTCCATATAGTAATTTCTTTCAGGTGCAGGATATGCTTCCTTACTTGTTTCACGTAGGTTATACTTAGTAGAAGCCAGATTTTTTATCCCTGCTTTAAGTGAAGCGTGGTCATCTATCTTATAAATCATTCCCACATCTACAACTCCATGACCTTTGATATTAAATCTGCTTACATTGTCATCATCATCCAGTTCTCTTGCTTCTTTTTTACCTTCATAAGTATAATTTCCTGTAAGTGATAGATGCTCTGTTAAACTATATTTCGCTCCAAGTGTAAGTTTCATAGAAGGAACCATAGGAATTTTGTCATTTTTCTTTATGTTATATCTTGGATCTCCCTTTATTACCTTGGCATTTACAAATGTTGCTGACTCTGAAAGTGATAGTTTGTCTGTTAGTTGTTGCTCTGCCTCAAGCTCCAGTCCCATACGTCTTGTCTTTCCTATATTTCTATATTTCCATCTTTTTACTGCAGGATTTGTAACTCCTGAATTTATAAGAGTAATCTCATCCTTTGTATCTGTCATAAATAGTGATGCAGATAGGGTTGTAAAATCAAACAGGTAATCTCTCATTCCAAGTTCAACAGTATCAGTAATTTCTGATTTAAGTCCATTTGCCACATAGATTGAAGCTACATTTACAATAGGTGGAATAAACATTCCATTTGGATTTTTTAACTTTGTATCATGGATTTTATCTGTAAGCTGTGTTGCAAATGGTGTTACAAATCCATGCTCATATCTTAAAAATCCTGCTCCTGTGTCTCTATATCTATATAATCCACCTATCTCTCCAGCATAGTTATGAAGCTTTTCATCTGTTTCAACATGCTGGATTTTTGGATCTAAAAATGGCATTGTATTTGGTCCATTATGACGGTATCCACTATACTTTGTAAGCTCTCCTCTTAATCCAGTTGTAAAATCAAATTTCTCTCCAATATTTAATTTATTAAATGCATAAAGAGCATGAGATTCCTTTGATAGATCTATATGGACCTTATTTATTACTGGTTTTCTATCTCCAGATGAAAGATTTACATTGGAAATTCCATCATTGTATGTCTTCAAAGTTTCAGATCTTACATATGAATCCCTTTTATTTGTTGATTTGTAATAATCATATCCAAGGAAAAGATTTCCACCATCATATTTATAGTTTGTCTTAAGTTTTATTCCATTTTTATCCTCACTGAATTTAGCCTTCATTTGAGATTTTACATCCTGAAAATGGTATATTACTTTGTTAGCTGTAAATTTTCTATTGCTCAAAGTTATATCAATATCATCTACACTCTCTGTTTCAATATCCCTTTTCTGTTTCTGTTTAAAGGCTGTAGCACCAAAGGTAAAGTTCTCATTATTTTTATATTCATAGTCAAAAGTATAACTCTGGTTTTTAGTTTCCAAATCCATATTAAGACCAGGTGCTCTTCTGTTATGAGCTAATAGTTCCTTTGATATCTCAGTTGTTCCATCATTTTTTTCTTTTCCATTTCTTCCTTGGAATCTTATCTTATTTTTATCATTGATTTTATAATCAAATCCTCCTAAAAATACTGTATTTGCCTTGTCTTCAGATCTTCTATACCCCTCACTATTGATATAATTAAATCCATAGTTTACATAGAGGCTGTCTGTAATATTTTGTCCACCAGCAAATCCAAAATTTCTATTATCATAAGATCCATATTTCATATCCATAAAAAAGTTATTTTTCGTAGCATTGGAATTTGTCTGAATATTTACTACTCCTCCCACAGATCCACTTCCATAAAGAGTTGCTCCACCACCAGGTATTATCTCAATTTTACTTATTGATTCTATTGGAATTGAGTTAATAGGAAGGCTAGACATATTCTCTTCAGTGGGATTGATACTTATTCCATCAACCATTATCTTTACTCTGCTTAATGATTTCTCTCCACTTCCACGCATATCCACTCTTGGCCCAAAAGCTGTATTTTGTACTACAACCCCTGGTGCATCCCTAAGTACATCTTCAACATTTTTATAGTTTTTTTCCTGAATCTGCTCCTTAGTCACTATATAGGTGTTTTTAGACATCTTTGGTGCCTTAATAAACTCCCTATTATAGCTTTTATTCTGTATAACACTTTTTCCAAGCTCAATAGTATTCCCACTGGCAAATGCCGTTGCACAAATAATAAAACTTAAAATTCCAACCCTTTTTTTCATTTTCATAACTCCTTTGTTTTTAAAAGTTTTTTTATATCAAAGTACTTATAGCATAAAGAGTGATTTTTAACAAATATACTTCAGAATATCTCATGTAGATATTTTTATAAATTCATGCAGTCTTTATAAATTTATATGCATTTTTTATATTATCTTGTGTTAAAAATATATTTACTTTTATAATTATTTGATATACAAAGTAAAATAATAAAAAAAATCAGCTATTAAGCTATATTTTACAGGTATACTGCATTGTATTTAGAAAATAGTATCTCCTCAAGTTCTTTAAGTTTCTTTTTATTCAGATAAAGAGTCTGTCCATTCCTGAATGTAATAGATTTATCTTTATAGTTTAAAGACTCAATTTTAGAAAGGTTTATTATTGTTCCCCTCTCTATTTTTACAAAATCCTTATAACTTTGTATCTGCTCAATCTCAGAAAATTTCTTCTTTACAGCAAATACTCGTCCATCTTCGAGATTAAAATTACACTCTCTTTCAATACTTGAATAGGTTATACTGTCGATGGTATCAAGCTTTAACATCCCAACTTTAGAGCAATCAGTAACAAATACAGTATCAACTTTTGAAAGCCTGTTGCAGATGCAGTCAAGTTCCTTTCTAATGCCACTTATATCGTTTTTCAGCAGATATCGTATCTTATACTTTGACTTGCTGGAATTCATTACCACATTGATATTTTTTTCAACTAGAATCATTACAGGTATTCCAATGTTGCAATAAAACTTAATTTGACTTTCAGCATAATCCATTTTTCCATCAATAACCATTACATCAACATTCTTTTCTAACCCCTTTTTATTTTTCATGTTGATGTATTCCAGGTGATTATCACAAAAAATACTCTCTTCAAGTTCCCTATCTAAGTACACTCCTATCATTTTATCCCTCTCCTTTTCCCAAGTTATTTCAAAATCTGTTTATAATCATAACACAATGAAGTTAAAATATCAATATTTAATTATTTGTAAGTCAAATAAATTGATTATTTTATTTTTTGCTATTGACTTTTTTAGATTATAATAGTATTATCCTAATTGATTGATTAGTATCACTTAACAAAATATTAAGGAGGATTATATGCTGTACTATTTAAAAGTTGGGGGACCTTTAATGTGGATATTGTTTGCTATGTCTATAATATCCCTCACTGTAATTTTAGAAAGAACATGTTTTTTCTGCAGACGTGAAAGATTTCATAATAAAAACTTTAATTCAGAAATAATTGCTGCTGTTGCAGCTGAAGACATGAAATGTGCAATTAATCTATGTGAAAATGAAAATAACTCAGTTGGATGTACTGTAAAATCATTTTTATGCAGATGTGATAGAAATGGGGACTTTCACCATTTTGATCAGCTTGTAAAAGAGATTGGAATTGATGAAGTAGGAAGCTTGGAAAAGAGGCTTCATATTCTTGGAATCATTGGGTATACCGCACCTATGATTGGACTTCTAGGTACAGTAACCGGTATGATTCAGGCATTTCAAAATATGGCATCTCTAGGAGCTGGAGACCCAACTATTGTAGCTGCTGGAATATCTCAGGCTCTTGTTACAACTGCTGGTGGTCTTATTATTGCTATTCCAACAATTATTGCTTACAATCTGTTTAACAAAAAAATAGAGGATACTGAAGGGGAAATAGACAAGATAACTACCAATTTAATCAATATTTTAAGAAAGAATTAGGTGATAATATGGCACAGTTTAGAAAAAAAAGGCCTATTATGGCTCTTGATCTCACACCACTTATAGATGTTGTATTCTTACTTATCATATTTTTTATGGTATCTACTACTTTTAACAAGTATGGAAAGATAGATATTGACCTGCCAAGTTCCAAACTTGAGACTCCTGAAAAACAGGATAAATCTCTTGAGGTGATTATAGATAAACATCAAAATTACTTTATCAGTGAAAATGGTAAAACTAGACAGATTGATTTTTCCAGCATAGATCAATATTTAAAAGGTGTAAATGAGGTCACTGTATCTGGGGATAAGGATCTTAAGTATCAAACTATTATGGATACTGTAACTAAAATAAAAGAAAATGGAATCACCAATTTAGGAATAAATTTCTATGAGTAGAAAAAAATGCTATAGAGGTGAGATCAATATAACATATTTTTTCATAGTTGCCCTTCTCATCCACCTCTCACTATTTATATTTAGAGAATATTCAATTAAAGGAGATTCAAATCTTGGAATTAGAAGCAATGGAGCTCCAATATCTGTCCAGGTAAAAAGTGATACTTTTAAAAAGCCACGTCCTTCCTCTGGAACTCAGCTGGAAGCTAAGGCAGAAAAAAAAGCAGAACCTGAAAATAAAGCAGTAAAAGAAGATTTTCTAAGTAAAATCAAAGACAAGAAAAAAGAAAAAAAGATTGAGAAGAAAAAAGAGGTAACTCCCCAGAAGGAACTAAAAAAACAGAATCAAAAAACAAAGGAAACAGATAACAATTCAAATGCTACTCAGAATCAAGCTCCAGCAACAGCTATGTCAGATCCAAATTCAGATCAGGATTTTTTATCAGGCAATTTCTCTATTGGAACTGATGGAAGTGTAGTTGCAGCTTCAGCTGATGGAATTGATTATCAGATTGTAAAACAGATAGATCCAGAGTATCCTAAACAGGCTAAAAGAATAAGATATTCTCAAACTGTAGTAGTTAAAGCTAAATTTCTTGTAGGTTTAAATGGTAATATTGAAGATATCAAGATTTTAGAATCTCATAGTAAGCTGGGATTTGATAAGGCAGTAATAGATGCTTTACATCAATGGAAATTTAAACCAATTTTTTATAAAAACAAGAATATTAAGGTCTATTTTACCAAATCCTTTGTATTTGAGAATATAGACTAAAAAAGACAGAAGGTTTCCCTCCTGTCTTTTTCATACGAACTATATAATAAAACTATTATAACGGCTTAATTATAGTGTAAGATTTTTTTCTGTTTCAATATCAAAAATATGGCATTGCTCCATGTTGAAGCAGAATAATTCTGTATCACTGAAATTTGCTCCAGTAGATTTTTCAACTGGAATTCTACAACTGAATTGTTCATTTCCTAAAGTGAAGTATATAAACTCCTCATTTCCCATTTGCTCAACTATATTTATTCTTCCTGGAACTAAATATGCATCTGGAGCAACAAGTTTATTTCCAACATTTTCAGGTCTTATTCCAAACCATACTTCCTTATTTATATTAGATTTAACTTTTTCTGCTTTATCTTTAGGAAGTTTTAATAATATATCATCAGTTAATTTAACAAAGACTTCCTTATCCTTTTCAACTAATGTTGCTTTAACTATATTCATAGCTGGTGATCCTATAAACCCAGCAACAAATTTATTTGCAGGTTTTGAATAAAGGTTTAATGGTGTATCTACCTGCATAATCTTACCAAAGTTTAACACACAGATTCTATCTCCCATTGTCATTGCTTCAACCTGGTCATGAGTTACATAAATCATTGTAGCATTTTGTCCCTCTGCTTTAAGTTGTTTATGAAGTTGAGTTATCTTAACTCTCATTGATACTCTTAATTTTGCATCAAGGTTTGATAAAGGTTCGTCAAATAGGAATACATCAGGTTTTCTTACAATAGCTCTACCTACTGCAACCCTTTGTCTTTGTCCTCCTGACATCTCTTTAGGTTTTCTATCTAACAGTTGTGTTATTTCCAGTTTTTCAGCTGCTTCTCTTACTCTTCTATCAATTATCTGTTTATTAACTTTTGCCATTTTTAATCCAAAAGCCATGTTTTCATAAACTGTCATATGTGGGTATAGTGCATAGTTTTGGAAAACCATTGCTATTCCTCTATCCTTAGGAGGCAAGTCATTTACCAGCTTGTCGCCTATGTAGATTTCCCCTCCTGTTATATCTTCAAGACCTGCTATCATTCTAAGTGTTGTTGATTTTGCACATCCTGATGGCCCTACAAAAACCATAAATTCTCCATTTTTAATTTCCAAATCAATTCCATGTACGGCCTTAAAACCATTGGGATATTGTTTTTCTACTTTTTTTAGTACAACTTCCGCCATATTAAAACTTCCTCCTTGTGACTTACTACATTTTTACTTTTTTATTTTAAATATTGTTTAACAAATCTTATACACTCTTTTGCTGTGTTCACTGTTGAATTTTCAAGAAGAATATCTATATCATCTTTATATTTTTGAAGTTCACTCATAAAAAATTCAACATCAAACATTCCTTTTCCAATAGGTACAGCTTTTATTTCTCCATCTTTTATAATAAAGTCTTTCAGATGGATTTTTTCAATTTTATCCCCAAATAATTTAAAAGATTTAACAATAATCTCCCTTTGCTCTCTGTAGTTATCTACTGTTAAAAAATTAACAGGATCAAATATAACTTTAAGATTTTCTGAATCTATAGTTTTTAATGCTCTGTGCATTTTTTCCGGTGTGGCAATAATATGTTTTGCCACACCTTCAATAGCTAAATTTGTATTTAAATTTTCAGCATGTTCTACCAATTCCTTTACTGATTTTAAAAACAGTTCAAAAGCTTCCTCTGTTGCATTAAGTTTTGTGTAGGTATATGTAGTGTTAAAACATCCTGTTTCTGTTCCAACAAGGCTTGTATTTAGTAATTTTGATAAGTACAAATGTGCCTTAAATTTATCCAAGCTTTTTCTTCTGCTTTTTTCATCTGTATCGGTTAAATTAATATAACAACCTAATACTGAAATATCTATACCATTTTCTTTTAATTTTTCAGATAAGAAATTAGCAAATTCTTTATTTAATTTTTCTTCTGAGTAGGTAAAATCTATAAAAGATTTGTTCAAAGCCAACTGAATACATTCTCCATCCAGACTTTTCACCAGTTTTAACAATTCTGAAAAATCCTTTATTTCATATTTTCCCATATCATGTGCCCTTATACCAAATCTAATCACATTACCACTCCTATTTTTAAATTTTAATTATTTATTTCTTTCTAAAAATTCATTAGTAGTTTCCACTACTTTTTCAGCAAACTCATCTGAAGAAATCTGATTATAACCTAAGTTATCCACTAAATCTTTCAGTTCACTGTGTAATTGTTTATGTTCAAATAATGGGTGTATTCCATTTCCTGCAAAAGACATTACCTTATTATGAGCTTCAAGCATAAATGGATCTAATAGATTTTCTTTTTCCAATAATGCAATAGCTTTTTTATTTGCAGGGATACCTCTTGAAACTCCTAATATCTTAACTGCTTCATCATCAGTTAATAAGAAATTAAGTAATTCTGCTGTTTCTTTAGGATGCTTAGTATCCTTATTTATAGCAAATGCCATTGAAACTTTTGTAAATCCAGAATTATGATCTCCCAAATCTTTTGGATAATCTCCAACTACAAGTTGTTCCCCTTCTTGTAAAGAGTCTCTCCATTTAAGTGATGCACTATCCCATTCATATGTTCCACCAAATTTACCAATAATCCAGCTTGGATGTTGGTCAAGTTGAACATTTCCTGCTGCTGCTCTATATTCCAGTGATGGAATAGTTTTTGTATTTACCAGGTCAAGATAAAAATCTGCAGCATTTTTTATCTGTTCTTTTGTATACGCAACTTTATTATCTACAATAAATGGTTTTCCAGTTTCCTGTTCAAGTTTATAAAGCATCAATAATAATGCTCCATAGTAGTCTGTTTCAAATGGAAAATAATCTTCTCCTAATTTTTCTTTCATAACTACTGCATCTTCTTTCATCTCTTTAAAGCTCTTAGGAATATTAAGTCCTGCTCTATCAAATGCAGTTTTATTGTATAAAAATACTCTTCCTGCAACTCCATATGGAATAGCATTTAATTTACCATCTATAGTACATTGAGATAATAAATTACTATCATATTGAGAAAGATCAATTATTGATGATAATTTATTTAAATCATAAAATCCATTTCCATCTTTTGAAAATATATTTATCCAGTTCCAGTTGATTTGCATTAAGTCAGCAGCCATTCCTCCTGCCATTTGAGTAGTAATTTTTTCCTGCCAACCTTGCCATCCACCATATTCTGTTTTAACTTTGATGTTCGGATGTTTTTCTTCAAATAATTTTACAGCTTCTACAGTCTTTTTATGTCTATCTTCTCCACCCCACCATGACATTCTTAGTACAACCTGATTGTCACCTGATGCTGAAGATGTTTCTTTCTTTTCTCCGCATGCTCCAAATAACATTAGAGATGCTACACCTAAACAAAATACTTTTTTTAAATTCATAGTTGAATTTCCTCCCTATTTAAAAAATTACAGTTAAACTATTTATTTTCTTCTAAAAAGTTATTTGTAACATCAATTATATCCTGTGCTGTTTCTTCTGCTGTTTTGTTACCATATCCAAATGTTTCTATTATTCCTCTTAAATCTGTATTAAGTTTTTTATGCTCAAATAATGGGTGTGTTCCTTTTCCTGCAAAACTTTTTACAGTTTTATTAGCTTGGAATCCAAGCCCTTTAAGTTGATTATTTTCTTCTAAAACAGTTACAGCCACTTCATTTGATGGAATACCTCTTGAAGTTCCCAATATCTTAATTGCGTCTGGATCTGTTGTTAGGAAATGAATAAGTTCCGCAGCTTCTTTTGGATGTTTTGTATTCTTTTTAATTGCAAAAGCCATTGATATTTTATTAAATCCTGACTTATTATCACCAAAATCTTTAAAATAAGGTGCTACAACTAAAGTTTGCCCCTCTTCTAAAGCATCTTGCCATTTTTGTGCTGAACTGTCCCACTCATAAGTTCCAGCATACTTTCCTGTAATCCAGCTTGGATGTTGATCTAATGGAACAAATCCTGCTGCTGCTCTTACTCTAAGAGATGGCATTACATGATTATCAATTAAACTCTGATAAAAATTAATCGCATCTACTAACTGCTCTTTTGTATAAGCTACTTTATTGTCTACAATAAATGGTTTTCCAGTTTCCTGCTCAAGTTTGTATAACATTAGTAACAGAGCACCATATACATCTGTATCAAATGCATAATACTCATCACCAAGTTTTTCTCTAATAACTTTAGCTGATTTTGTAAGTTCATCAAAAGATGTAGGCACAGGAAGACCAGCTTTTTCATACACAGTTTTATTTATATAAAATACTTTTCCTGTAACTCCAATAGGTACAGCATTTAATTTACCATTAACTGTACATTTTTCTAAAAGATCTGGAGAATAGTTTTTATCCAGTTCCAAAATATCTCTAACTTTATTCAAGTCATAAAAACCTTTACCATCTCTTGAAAAAATATTTATCCAGTTCCAGTTAATTTGCATTACATCTGGTGATGTATTACCTACTATTTGAGTTGTTACTTTTTCCTGCCAACCTTGCCATCCACCATATTCTGTTTTAACTTTAATATTTGGATGTTTCTCTTCAAATAGCTTTACAGCCTCAATGGTTCTCTTGTGTCTGTCATCGCTACCCCACCATGAAATCTTTAAATTTACTGTTTTTTCAGCTGCTTTTACTACAGTTGGAAAAGCAATACTTAAACCTAAAAAACTCATTAATAAAATTTTCTTTAAATTCACTTTCATACCTCCACTTTTTTAGTCATATACTAGGATATAAGTTTCATTTTGATAAAAAAATATAATATTTTTTGACTATTGTCAAATGAAATGTTTGATTTTTTTACATTTAAGTGGGTAAAACTTCATTTTTTCAAGAATTTAAATGATTTTTATTTTTCCAAATAATATTTTTTGTTAACAGACATGACGTTTCTTTTTTGCAAAAATCTAATTCTTTTTTTAAATTTGTATTAAAAATTTAAATATATTTTTTTTGCAAAAAAATAAAAAAGAGAAGTTTTTTATTTCTTCTCTTTTTAAGCAAAATAACTCGGATATTTTTCTAATAAATAATCCATTTTATTTTTGAAGTTTGACAGATGACAGTCAACTATTGAATCAACTTTATCCTTCTCTTTATTTTTTATAATTTCAAGTATCTCTTTGTGTTGCTCGAGAGTCGGTATTAAGTTTGTTTTTTCTACAGCATCTAAAAATCTCACTCTGTCATAATGTGTACTCAATGATTGAATTGAATTCCATACTTTTTCTTTCCCAACTTCCTTATAAATCAATCTATGAAACTCATTATCTAGGAAAAACAGTTCAGAATGGTCTTCTTCAACTTGAGAAATTATGTTTTGAAACTTTAAATTCTTTTCAAGCTCTTTTATCCCAGCTTCAGAAAAATTATCTATAGCTAATCTTAAAATCTCTTTTTCAAGAATTTTTCTCATAAAATATGCTTCTTCCACTATATTTAAATCTATCAGAGACACAAAAGAACCTTTTTGAGGGTAAACATTCATAAGTAATTCCTCTGACAATCTAACTATAGCCTCTCTAATTGGAGTTCTACTTACACTTAAAGCTGAACATATATCTGCTTCACTTATAATTGTTCCCGGTTTTATAGTCAATGTCATAATATTCATTTTTAAGATTCTATAAATATAGTGCTTTGTATTTTCTCCAAATTGCCTGTTAATTTTTATTAATTCCATATAGCACCTCCACGAAATTATTATATCAGAAGTTCTCAGATATGTAAAATTCAAATTATTATACATTTCCTACTAAAACTATACACTAAAAACTAAAATAATATAAAAACTTCTTGACTTTTTTCTAAATCCATACTAGGATACTAGTATAAAATAAAAAGTAGGAGGGTTTTAAATGGAATTTAAGACTGTTATTTGTGAGACTTATATTGATAATTTTTTAAAAAACTACAAGCCTTACAAAGGAAAGTGGTGTTATGAAGATGGTTGCCTATTACAGGGATGCCTATTATTATACAAAGCTACTGGAGAAAAAAAATATTTAGATTTTATACTTAAATATTTAAATGTTTTTGTTTCAGATAATGGCGATTTAAGAGGATATGTAAAAGAAGATTACAATATTGATAACATCAATGCCGGAAAAGTTTTATTTGATATCTATAATTTAACAAAAGATAAAAAATATAAAAAAGCGATAGATAATCTTTACAGTCAGCTTCTTACTCATCCAAGAACTGAATGTGGAAACTTCTGGCATAAAAAAAGGTATGAAAATCAAGTATGGTTAGATGGATTATATATGGTAGAACCTTTCTATACCAGATATGAAACTGAATTCAATAATAAAAAAAATTATGCAGATATCTATAAACACTTTACAAATGTAAGAGATAACATGTTTGATGAAGATAAAAAATTATATTATCACGCTTGGGATACTGCTAAGAAACAGGAATGGGCTGATAAAAACACTGGCCTTTCTAAAAATTTCTGGGTAAGAGCAATTGGATGGCTGTTAATGGCTATGATTGATACCCTTGAATATATGTCAGAAGAAATTTTTTATGAATACAGAGGCCTTCAAATCCTGTTTAAAGAAGCTGTCTATGGAGTACTGCAATATCAGGATCCTAAGACACATATGTGGTATCAGGTAGTTGATAAAGGTGGAGAACCTAAGAACTATGTTGAAACTTCAGGAAGTTTAATGATTGCTTATGCAATGATGAAAGGTGCAAGACTTGGTTTCTTAAATGATAAATACAGAGAAATAGGACTTGAAGCATTTAAAGGAATTTGCAATACATATCTTAAAAAGAAAGATGATCAATTAACTTTAGAAGGTATTTGTCTTGTTGCTGGCCTTGGTAATTTTGATAATCAGCTTAGAGATGGAAGCTATGAATATTACATGTCTGAACCAGTGGTAGCAGATGATGTTAAAGGATCTGGAATATTCTTAATGGCTTATAGCGAGGTTTTATTATTGAATAAAGAATTGGAGGAATCTAATTATGAAAAATAAAAAATTAGTCGGATATCTATTTATAGCCCCATGGATAATTGGATTTTTAGTATTTACAGCTTATCCTTTTATATCATCACTATGGCTAAGTTTTACAGATTATAACCTGTTAAGTGCTCCAAAATTTGTAGGATTAGGTAACTACACTAAGCTTTTTAAGGATCCACTTTTCTTAAAAACTTTAAGTAATACTTTAAAATATGTTTTTATCACTGTACCTATTAAACTTTCATTTGCACTATTTATTGCAAATATTCTTAACTATAAACTAAAAGGAATTAACTTCTTTAGAACAGCTTATTATATCCCTTCAATTTTAGGAAGAAGTGTTGCTATTGCTGTACTTTGGAGATTTTTATTTTCAGATCAGGGACTTATAAATATAATTATTAATTTCCTTGGAATTGAACCTATCTCATGGTTAGGTGATCCTAAATATGCACTATTTACTGTAAGTTTATTAAGAGCGTGGCAATTTGGATCTGCAATGGTTATTTTCCTTGCTGCACTGAAAAATATTCCAGAAGATTTATATGAATCAGCAAGAATTGAAGGTGCTTCTAAACTTGCACAATTCTGGTATATCACAATACCTATGATATCTCCTGTAATATTCTTTAACTTTATAATGCAATTAATTCAAGCATTCCAGGAATTTAATGGTCCATATATAATCACAGGAGGAGGTCCTCTTAACTCAACAAAACTTCTTCCTCTTCTAATATATGATAATGCATTTAACTATTATCAAATGGGATATGCTTCAGCAATATCTTGGATACTTTTCCTAATTATTATGGTATTTACTGTATTTGCATTTAGAAGCCAAAAATATTGGGTTCACTATTCAGATAATGGGGAGGAATAAAAAATGGCTAACAGACTTAGAAAAACACAAATTAAAAATAATATAAAATCTGGAATTAGATATACAATTCTGATTCTTGTTGGGATAGTTATGCTTTATCCATTAATTTGGCTTTTAGGAGCTTCATTTAAAACAAATGCTGATATCTTTACAAGTATTGGTTTTATTCCTAAGGATTTCAAATTTGATTTTACTGGATATATAAATGGATGGAAAACATCTACTGAATATACTTTTGCTACATATTTCTTAAACACATTTAAAATAGTAATTCCAAAAGT is a genomic window of Fusobacterium sp. DD2 containing:
- a CDS encoding sugar phosphate isomerase/epimerase family protein, with translation MIRFGIRAHDMGKYEIKDFSELLKLVKSLDGECIQLALNKSFIDFTYSEEKLNKEFANFLSEKLKENGIDISVLGCYINLTDTDEKSRRKSLDKFKAHLYLSKLLNTSLVGTETGCFNTTYTYTKLNATEEAFELFLKSVKELVEHAENLNTNLAIEGVAKHIIATPEKMHRALKTIDSENLKVIFDPVNFLTVDNYREQREIIVKSFKLFGDKIEKIHLKDFIIKDGEIKAVPIGKGMFDVEFFMSELQKYKDDIDILLENSTVNTAKECIRFVKQYLK
- a CDS encoding ABC transporter substrate-binding protein, encoding MNLKKVFCLGVASLMLFGACGEKKETSSASGDNQVVLRMSWWGGEDRHKKTVEAVKLFEEKHPNIKVKTEYGGWQGWQEKITTQMAGGMAADLMQINWNWINIFSKDGNGFYDLNKLSSIIDLSQYDSNLLSQCTIDGKLNAIPYGVAGRVFLYNKTAFDRAGLNIPKSFKEMKEDAVVMKEKLGEDYFPFETDYYGALLLMLYKLEQETGKPFIVDNKVAYTKEQIKNAADFYLDLVNTKTIPSLEYRAAAGNVQLDQHPSWIIGKFGGTYEWDSASLKWRDSLQEGEQLVVGDYPKDLGDHNSGFTKVSMAFAINKDTKHPKETAELLNFLLTDDEAVKILGVSRGIPANKKAIALLEKENLLDPFMLEAHNKVMSFAGNGIHPLFEHKQLHSELKDLVDNLGYNQISSDEFAEKVVETTNEFLERNK
- a CDS encoding ABC transporter substrate-binding protein, coding for MNLKKILLMSFLGLSIAFPTVVKAAEKTVNLKISWWGSDDRHKRTIEAVKLFEEKHPNIKVKTEYGGWQGWQEKVTTQIVGNTSPDVMQINWNWINIFSRDGKGFYDLNKVRDILELDKNYSPDLLEKCTVNGKLNAVPIGVTGKVFYINKTVYEKAGLPVPTSFDELTKSAKVIREKLGDEYYAFDTDVYGALLLMLYKLEQETGKPFIVDNKVAYTKEQLVDAINFYQSLIDNHVMPSLRVRAAAGFVPLDQHPSWITGKYAGTYEWDSSAQKWQDALEEGQTLVVAPYFKDFGDNKSGFNKISMAFAIKKNTKHPKEAAELIHFLTTDPDAIKILGTSRGIPSNEVAVTVLEENNQLKGLGFQANKTVKSFAGKGTHPLFEHKKLNTDLRGIIETFGYGNKTAEETAQDIIDVTNNFLEENK
- a CDS encoding GntR family transcriptional regulator, with product MELIKINRQFGENTKHYIYRILKMNIMTLTIKPGTIISEADICSALSVSRTPIREAIVRLSEELLMNVYPQKGSFVSLIDLNIVEEAYFMRKILEKEILRLAIDNFSEAGIKELEKNLKFQNIISQVEEDHSELFFLDNEFHRLIYKEVGKEKVWNSIQSLSTHYDRVRFLDAVEKTNLIPTLEQHKEILEIIKNKEKDKVDSIVDCHLSNFKNKMDYLLEKYPSYFA
- a CDS encoding glycoside hydrolase family 88 protein, which translates into the protein MEFKTVICETYIDNFLKNYKPYKGKWCYEDGCLLQGCLLLYKATGEKKYLDFILKYLNVFVSDNGDLRGYVKEDYNIDNINAGKVLFDIYNLTKDKKYKKAIDNLYSQLLTHPRTECGNFWHKKRYENQVWLDGLYMVEPFYTRYETEFNNKKNYADIYKHFTNVRDNMFDEDKKLYYHAWDTAKKQEWADKNTGLSKNFWVRAIGWLLMAMIDTLEYMSEEIFYEYRGLQILFKEAVYGVLQYQDPKTHMWYQVVDKGGEPKNYVETSGSLMIAYAMMKGARLGFLNDKYREIGLEAFKGICNTYLKKKDDQLTLEGICLVAGLGNFDNQLRDGSYEYYMSEPVVADDVKGSGIFLMAYSEVLLLNKELEESNYEK